Proteins from a single region of Deinococcus seoulensis:
- a CDS encoding class I SAM-dependent methyltransferase: MTTAGEWEDRNRRQFDRLAGGYDRLGFLTQAARFVAAQVVVPPGGAALDVMTGTGSVALALLGRSGSVVGLDLSAGMVEVARRRVPGAQFVVGDAARLPFPDGSFDVVVCASGLFFVPDMGAALREWRRVVRPGGQMVFSSFGRGLLGDLPGLWRARLEAHGVRPGAAPLGRIPTPDAARDLLLGAGLDDVQVDRTDLPYTLACVGDRWDEIAAGLEGQPLAGFTPDLRAQVQAEHRADLAPLFAGGPVTVPLPVIVARGTRPE; this comes from the coding sequence GACCGGCTGGGGTTCCTGACGCAGGCGGCGCGGTTCGTGGCGGCGCAGGTGGTGGTCCCGCCGGGCGGCGCGGCGCTGGACGTGATGACCGGGACGGGCAGCGTGGCGCTGGCGCTGCTGGGCCGGTCGGGGTCCGTGGTGGGCCTGGACCTGTCGGCGGGCATGGTGGAGGTCGCGCGGCGGCGCGTGCCGGGCGCGCAGTTCGTGGTGGGCGACGCGGCTCGGCTGCCGTTCCCGGACGGGTCGTTCGACGTGGTGGTGTGCGCGTCGGGGTTGTTCTTCGTGCCGGACATGGGCGCGGCGCTCCGTGAGTGGCGTCGGGTGGTGCGGCCGGGCGGGCAGATGGTGTTCTCGTCGTTCGGGCGCGGGTTGCTGGGCGACCTGCCGGGGCTGTGGCGGGCGCGACTGGAGGCGCACGGGGTCAGGCCGGGGGCGGCGCCGCTGGGCCGCATTCCCACGCCGGACGCCGCGCGGGACCTGCTGCTGGGCGCGGGCCTGGATGACGTGCAGGTGGACCGCACGGACCTGCCGTACACGCTGGCGTGCGTGGGGGACCGCTGGGACGAGATCGCGGCGGGCCTGGAGGGGCAGCCGCTGGCGGGGTTCACACCGGACCTGCGGGCGCAGGTGCAGGCGGAGCACCGCGCGGACCTCGCGCCGCTGTTCGCGGGGGGGCCGGTGACGGTGCCGCTGCCGGTGATCGTGGCGCGCGGCACCCGGCCCGAATGA